One Pseudomonadales bacterium genomic region harbors:
- a CDS encoding MBL fold metallo-hydrolase codes for MRFASLGSGSRGNATLVAAGDTCLMVDCGFSLRETERRLARLGLAPSQISAILVTHEHGDHLRGVERLAATHGIAVHATPGTLRAAAFSSDVTQHPLDASRPFAIGGVEIAPLSVPHDAAEPCQYTFSDGALKFGLLTDVGSCTAAMVEHFSGCHALMLECNHDLQLLSEGSYPPSLKRRVMGLHGHLSNGQAAGFLAAIDHRWLQHLVAAHLSEANNRPELARSALARVMHCDEELVEIADQQAGLRWRQLFQRL; via the coding sequence ATGCGTTTCGCCTCGCTTGGCAGCGGCAGCCGTGGCAATGCCACCCTGGTGGCGGCCGGCGACACCTGCCTGATGGTCGATTGCGGCTTCTCGCTGCGTGAGACCGAACGGCGGCTGGCCCGGCTGGGGCTGGCGCCGTCGCAGATCAGCGCCATCCTGGTCACCCACGAGCATGGCGACCACCTGCGTGGCGTCGAGCGGCTGGCGGCGACCCATGGCATCGCGGTCCATGCCACCCCGGGCACCCTGCGGGCCGCCGCCTTTTCGTCGGATGTGACCCAGCATCCGCTCGATGCCAGTCGGCCCTTCGCCATCGGCGGCGTCGAGATCGCTCCACTTTCTGTGCCGCACGATGCCGCCGAGCCGTGCCAGTACACCTTCAGCGACGGAGCGCTGAAGTTTGGCCTGCTGACCGATGTCGGCTCCTGCACCGCAGCGATGGTCGAGCACTTCAGCGGCTGCCATGCCCTGATGCTGGAGTGCAACCACGATCTGCAACTGCTGAGCGAGGGCAGCTATCCACCCTCGCTCAAACGGCGGGTGATGGGGTTGCATGGCCATCTCAGCAATGGTCAGGCCGCCGGTTTTCTGGCTGCAATCGACCACCGCTGGCTGCAACATCTGGTGGCGGCCCACCTGAGCGAGGCCAACAACCGGCCGGAGCTGGCGCGCAGCGCGCTGGCGAGGGTGATGCATTGCGACGAGGAGCTGGTCGAAATCGCCGACCAGCAGGCGGGATTGAGGTGGCGGCAACTGTTTCAGCGGCTATAA
- the purC gene encoding phosphoribosylaminoimidazolesuccinocarboxamide synthase, producing the protein MQRGKELYSGKAKSVFETDDAQRLIMLFRDDTSAFDGKKIEQLAGKGKVNNLFNAFIMQKLAAAGIPTHFDRLLSDTESLVRRLKMIPVECVVRNIAAGSLCRRLGVTEGIDLDPPTFEFFLKNDALGDPMVNEYHIRAFGWATPEQVERMKALSFAVNDILKPLFLAGDMLLVDFKLEFGLFGEQMLLGDEFTADGCRLWDRQTRRKLDKDRFRQNLGGVVESYHEVAQRLGVSID; encoded by the coding sequence ATGCAGCGCGGCAAAGAACTTTACTCCGGCAAGGCCAAATCGGTCTTTGAGACCGACGACGCACAGCGGCTGATCATGCTATTCCGCGACGACACCAGCGCGTTCGACGGCAAGAAGATCGAACAACTGGCCGGCAAGGGCAAGGTCAACAACCTGTTCAACGCCTTCATCATGCAGAAGCTGGCCGCCGCCGGCATTCCGACCCACTTCGACCGGCTGCTCAGCGACACCGAATCGCTGGTCAGACGGCTGAAGATGATTCCGGTGGAGTGCGTCGTGCGCAACATCGCCGCCGGCAGCCTCTGCCGTCGTCTTGGCGTGACCGAGGGCATCGACCTCGACCCGCCGACCTTCGAATTCTTTCTGAAGAACGACGCGCTGGGCGACCCGATGGTCAATGAATACCACATCCGCGCATTCGGCTGGGCCACGCCCGAACAGGTCGAGCGGATGAAGGCGCTGTCGTTCGCGGTGAACGACATCCTGAAGCCGCTGTTCCTCGCCGGCGACATGCTGCTGGTCGACTTCAAGCTGGAGTTCGGCCTGTTTGGCGAGCAGATGCTGCTGGGCGATGAGTTCACCGCCGACGGCTGCCGGCTGTGGGACCGGCAGACGCGGCGCAAGCTCGACAAGGACCGCTTCCGCCAGAACCTGGGTGGCGTGGTCGAGTCCTACCACGAGGTGGCACAGCGTCTCGGAGTCAGCATCGATTGA
- a CDS encoding DUF3375 domain-containing protein — translation MDHTTLSSLRDRHPAWRLLASPHAPLVASFLRRVFVAPNVRVMPEADLAEALEDELFALREQLGADAYPKGASEYLNDWCAPDKGWLRKFYQPGTDEAQFDLTPATEKAIAWLGSLTERPFVGTESRLLTLFALLEQIGAGTEADPIKRVEELRQRRDALDAEIARVLAGDAPLLDDTAVRERFLQFQQLARELLADFREVEHNFRQLDRRVREKIALWAGSKGALLDEIMGERDAIGDSDQGRSFRAFWDFLMSSRRQEALSGRLDQVLALPAVAALNPEPRTRRVHHDWLEAGEHTQRTVAQLSQQLRRFLDDRAFVENRRILELLRGIESKALALRGAAPGGAVMQIDAMGADIALPLERPLYTPTVRPRLAEMTLEAGADDIDTARLFEQIVVDKARLRSAVQHALRHQPQITLHELLDAEPLQQGLAELVAWLELAHAGAGGDVLDGLRALVDEAVEEPIRWQASNAAGETVTREARLPRVIFTR, via the coding sequence ATGGACCACACCACCCTCAGTTCGCTGCGCGACCGCCATCCCGCCTGGCGGCTGCTGGCGTCACCGCACGCGCCGCTGGTGGCGAGCTTTCTGCGCCGGGTGTTCGTGGCGCCGAACGTGCGGGTGATGCCCGAGGCCGATCTTGCCGAGGCGCTGGAGGATGAACTGTTCGCCTTGCGCGAGCAGCTCGGAGCGGATGCTTACCCGAAAGGTGCTTCGGAGTACCTCAACGACTGGTGCGCGCCGGACAAGGGCTGGCTGCGCAAGTTCTACCAGCCGGGCACCGACGAGGCGCAGTTCGACCTGACGCCCGCCACCGAGAAGGCCATCGCTTGGCTGGGGTCGCTGACCGAGCGGCCATTCGTCGGCACCGAGTCGCGTCTGCTGACGCTGTTCGCGCTGCTGGAGCAGATCGGCGCCGGCACCGAGGCCGACCCCATCAAGCGGGTCGAGGAGTTGCGGCAAAGACGCGACGCGCTCGACGCCGAGATCGCCCGCGTGCTGGCCGGCGACGCACCGCTGCTGGATGACACGGCGGTCCGCGAGCGCTTCCTGCAGTTCCAGCAACTGGCGCGCGAGCTGCTGGCCGATTTCCGCGAGGTGGAGCACAACTTTCGCCAGCTCGACCGCCGCGTGCGCGAGAAGATCGCGCTGTGGGCCGGCAGCAAGGGCGCGCTGCTCGATGAGATCATGGGCGAGCGCGACGCCATCGGCGACTCCGACCAGGGCCGCAGCTTCCGCGCGTTCTGGGACTTTCTGATGTCCAGTCGGCGGCAGGAGGCGCTGTCCGGGCGGCTCGACCAGGTGCTGGCGCTGCCGGCGGTGGCGGCGCTGAATCCCGAGCCGCGCACCCGCCGCGTGCACCACGACTGGCTGGAGGCCGGCGAACACACGCAGCGCACCGTGGCGCAGCTGTCGCAGCAGTTGCGCCGCTTCCTGGACGACCGGGCCTTCGTGGAGAACCGCCGCATCCTGGAGCTGCTGCGCGGCATCGAGAGCAAAGCACTCGCGCTGCGCGGGGCGGCGCCCGGCGGTGCGGTGATGCAGATCGACGCCATGGGTGCGGACATCGCGCTGCCGCTGGAGCGGCCGCTGTACACGCCCACGGTGAGGCCGCGCCTGGCAGAGATGACACTCGAGGCCGGCGCGGACGACATCGACACCGCGCGGCTGTTCGAGCAGATCGTGGTGGACAAGGCGCGCCTGCGCTCGGCAGTGCAGCATGCACTGCGCCACCAGCCGCAGATCACGCTGCATGAGCTGCTGGATGCCGAGCCCTTGCAGCAGGGCCTGGCAGAGCTGGTGGCCTGGCTGGAGCTGGCGCACGCCGGGGCTGGCGGCGACGTGCTGGACGGCCTGCGTGCCCTGGTCGATGAAGCCGTGGAAGAGCCGATCCGCTGGCAAGCCAGCAATGCAGCGGGCGAGACCGTGACGCGCGAGGCGCGTCTGCCGCGCGTGATCTTCACGCGCTGA
- a CDS encoding DUF4194 domain-containing protein: protein MNDRLHENDDSIEPSAPPAVPELSQLMVQLLKGVLYRDDDERLWAGLLRLQARVREQAAVLLLDLMLDEAEGYAFLKSRPDADESDGAPRLPRLVARRPLSYPVSLMLALLRKRLAEFDAAGGDTRLVLARDEIVELMRVFLPEGSNEARLVDQVDATISRVAELGFVRRLKPAAGSWPDGGHYEVRRILKAFVDAQWLADFAARLATYRTALSGAAPDPEAADG from the coding sequence ATGAACGACAGGCTGCACGAGAACGACGACTCGATCGAGCCCAGCGCGCCACCCGCCGTGCCCGAGCTGTCGCAACTGATGGTGCAGCTGCTCAAGGGCGTGCTCTACCGCGACGACGACGAGCGGCTGTGGGCGGGCCTGCTGCGCCTGCAGGCGCGGGTGCGCGAACAGGCCGCCGTGCTGCTGCTCGACCTGATGCTGGACGAGGCCGAGGGCTACGCCTTCCTGAAGAGCCGCCCGGACGCGGACGAATCAGACGGCGCGCCGCGCCTGCCGCGGCTGGTCGCGCGCCGGCCGCTCTCCTACCCGGTGAGCCTGATGCTGGCGCTGCTGCGCAAGCGCCTGGCCGAGTTCGACGCCGCCGGCGGCGACACGCGGCTGGTGCTCGCGCGCGACGAGATCGTGGAGCTGATGCGGGTGTTCCTGCCCGAGGGGAGCAACGAGGCCCGGCTCGTGGACCAGGTCGACGCGACCATCAGCAGGGTGGCCGAGCTGGGCTTTGTGCGCCGGCTCAAGCCCGCGGCCGGCAGCTGGCCGGACGGCGGCCACTACGAGGTGCGGCGCATCCTGAAGGCCTTCGTGGACGCGCAGTGGCTGGCCGACTTCGCCGCGCGCCTTGCGACGTATCGCACCGCGCTGTCCGGCGCGGCGCCGGACCCGGAGGCGGCCGATGGCTGA
- a CDS encoding ATP-dependent exonuclease SbcCD, C subunit-like protein produces the protein MAEAPNLALDFIADDSRVGFRLQRLEVLNWGTFDQRVWRLPLDGRNGLLTGDIGSGKSTLVDAITTLLVPAQRVAYNKAAGADARERSLRSYVLGHYKSERNEVTGSAKPVALRDASSYSVILGVFRNEGYDQAVTLAQVFWLKDPQGQPARLLVAAERALSITEDFSGFGSDIAALRRKLRGAGCELFDSFPPYGAWFRRRFGIEHEQALELFHQTVSMKSVGNLTDFVRSHMLEPFDVASRIEALIRHFDDLDRAHQAVLKAKRQVALLTPLVEDGQRHQALVAEIQDWRDGREALRPYFARLKGELLERRLDLLAQDAARLNAQIERLDAQREAERVEVGRLERALRDNGGDRLEELAAEIRRLEQEKHQRQQRADRHTALLARIDEPPPADETAFLAQQQGIAQRAEGLRERIADLDNREREEDFALRKGREEHAALTEEIESLERRRSNIDAAQVRIRDGLCSALSIGEDKLPFAGELIQVRDDAREWQGAAERLLRGFGLALLVPDAHYRAVADWVDRQHLGARLVYFHVRPRKAQPGAGLHPQSLVRKLVIKPDSPHYEWLEQELRSRFDVACCDSGEQFRREARAITRAGQIKEPSGRHEKDDRSRIDDRSRYVLGWSNADKLRALRDQRDRLEARLATLGQRIGEIQQERNELRGRLDALSKLEEVTRFADIDWMSLARQIAALTEECATLEAASDTLQELGRQLKAAQARLTEVERQRDAARDKRSAVATKQEAAQTLRDQARSVWADAPLTEAQIERLDAWRSQALDEHQLTVESCDNREQELRKWLQERIDAEDLRLKRLSEKIIKAMAAFRDEFKAETVEMDVSLAALAEYARLLTGLKGDDLPRFEARFKELLNENTIREIANFNGQLYRERETIRERVERINQSLAGIDYNPGRFIRLLAQPSPDAEIRDFQQDLRACTEGALTGSADEQYSEAKFVQVKAIIDRFRGREGLTDADRRWTAKVTDVRQWFSFSASERWRADGAEHEHYADSGGKSGGQKEKLAYTVLAASLAYQFGLEWGAVRSRSFRFVVIDEAFGRGSDESAQYGLRLFQQLNLQLLIVTPLQKIHIIEPFVASVGFVHNEDGRDSRLRCLTIAEYRAQKLAHAADVAGATA, from the coding sequence ATGGCTGAGGCGCCCAATCTCGCGCTCGACTTCATCGCCGACGACAGCCGCGTCGGCTTTCGGTTGCAGCGGCTGGAGGTGCTGAACTGGGGCACCTTCGACCAGCGCGTCTGGCGGCTGCCGCTCGACGGCCGCAACGGCCTGCTCACCGGCGACATCGGTTCGGGCAAGTCCACGCTGGTGGACGCCATCACCACCTTGCTGGTGCCGGCGCAGCGCGTGGCCTACAACAAGGCGGCCGGGGCGGATGCGCGCGAGCGCTCGCTGCGCTCCTACGTGCTCGGCCACTACAAGAGCGAGCGCAACGAGGTGACGGGCAGCGCCAAACCGGTGGCGCTGCGCGACGCGTCGAGCTACTCGGTCATCCTCGGCGTGTTCCGCAACGAGGGCTACGACCAGGCGGTGACGCTGGCCCAGGTGTTCTGGCTGAAAGACCCGCAGGGCCAGCCGGCGCGTCTGTTGGTGGCCGCCGAGCGGGCACTGAGCATCACCGAGGATTTCAGCGGCTTCGGTAGCGACATCGCCGCGCTGCGCAGGAAGCTGCGCGGCGCCGGCTGCGAGTTGTTCGACAGCTTCCCGCCCTACGGCGCCTGGTTCCGCCGCCGCTTCGGCATCGAGCACGAGCAAGCCCTGGAGCTGTTCCACCAGACCGTGTCGATGAAATCGGTGGGGAACCTCACCGACTTCGTGCGCAGCCACATGCTGGAGCCCTTCGACGTCGCCAGCCGCATCGAGGCGCTGATCCGCCACTTCGATGACCTCGACCGTGCCCATCAGGCCGTGCTCAAGGCCAAGCGGCAGGTTGCATTGCTGACGCCGCTGGTCGAGGACGGTCAGCGCCACCAGGCGCTGGTGGCGGAGATTCAGGACTGGCGCGACGGGCGCGAGGCGCTGCGGCCCTACTTCGCGCGGCTCAAGGGCGAACTGCTGGAACGCCGCCTTGACCTGCTGGCGCAGGATGCGGCCCGGCTCAATGCCCAAATCGAGCGCCTGGACGCACAGCGCGAGGCCGAACGCGTCGAGGTCGGCCGTCTGGAGCGGGCCCTGCGCGACAACGGCGGCGACCGCCTGGAGGAGTTGGCGGCGGAGATTCGCCGTCTGGAGCAGGAGAAGCACCAGCGCCAGCAGCGCGCCGACCGCCACACAGCGCTGCTCGCGCGCATCGACGAGCCGCCGCCAGCCGATGAAACCGCCTTTCTCGCCCAGCAGCAGGGCATCGCCCAGCGCGCCGAAGGCCTGCGCGAGCGCATCGCCGATCTGGACAACCGCGAGCGCGAGGAGGACTTCGCCTTACGCAAGGGGCGCGAAGAGCACGCCGCCCTGACCGAGGAGATCGAAAGTCTTGAGCGGCGCCGGAGCAACATCGACGCCGCCCAAGTCCGCATCCGCGACGGGTTGTGTTCGGCGCTGTCGATCGGCGAGGACAAACTGCCCTTCGCCGGCGAGCTGATCCAGGTGCGCGACGACGCGCGCGAGTGGCAAGGCGCCGCCGAGCGGCTGCTGCGCGGTTTCGGCCTCGCGCTGCTGGTGCCGGACGCGCACTACCGGGCCGTCGCCGACTGGGTGGACCGTCAGCACCTGGGCGCGCGGCTGGTGTACTTCCACGTGCGGCCGCGCAAGGCCCAGCCGGGCGCGGGTCTGCATCCGCAGTCCTTGGTGCGCAAGCTCGTCATCAAGCCGGATTCGCCGCACTACGAGTGGCTGGAGCAGGAGCTTCGAAGCCGCTTCGACGTGGCCTGCTGCGACAGCGGCGAGCAGTTCCGCCGTGAGGCGCGCGCCATCACCCGCGCCGGGCAGATCAAGGAGCCGAGCGGGCGCCACGAGAAGGACGACCGCAGCCGTATCGACGACCGCAGCCGTTACGTGCTCGGCTGGAGCAATGCCGACAAGCTGCGCGCCCTGCGCGACCAGCGGGACCGTCTGGAGGCAAGACTCGCCACGCTGGGGCAGCGCATCGGCGAGATCCAGCAGGAGCGCAACGAACTGCGGGGCCGACTGGATGCACTCAGCAAGCTGGAGGAGGTCACGCGCTTTGCGGATATCGACTGGATGAGTCTGGCCCGCCAGATAGCCGCGCTCACCGAGGAATGTGCGACGTTGGAGGCCGCCTCCGACACGCTGCAAGAGCTGGGTCGCCAGCTCAAGGCGGCGCAAGCGCGGCTCACGGAGGTGGAACGCCAGCGCGACGCGGCGCGCGACAAGCGCTCGGCGGTAGCCACCAAGCAAGAGGCGGCGCAAACGCTGCGTGATCAGGCCCGCTCGGTTTGGGCCGATGCGCCGCTGACCGAGGCGCAGATCGAGCGTCTGGACGCCTGGCGTTCGCAGGCGCTGGACGAGCATCAACTGACGGTCGAGTCCTGCGACAACCGCGAGCAGGAGCTGCGCAAGTGGCTGCAGGAGCGCATCGACGCGGAGGACCTCAGGCTCAAGCGGCTGAGCGAGAAGATCATCAAGGCAATGGCCGCCTTCAGGGACGAGTTCAAGGCCGAGACCGTGGAGATGGACGTGAGCCTGGCGGCGCTGGCGGAGTACGCGCGGCTGCTCACGGGCCTCAAGGGCGACGACCTGCCGCGCTTCGAGGCGCGCTTCAAGGAGCTGCTCAACGAGAACACCATCCGCGAGATCGCCAACTTCAACGGCCAGCTCTACCGCGAGCGCGAGACGATCCGCGAGCGGGTCGAGCGCATCAACCAGTCGCTGGCCGGCATCGACTACAACCCCGGGCGCTTCATCCGGCTGCTGGCGCAGCCGAGCCCCGATGCCGAGATCCGCGACTTCCAGCAGGACCTGCGCGCCTGCACCGAGGGCGCGCTCACCGGCTCGGCCGACGAGCAGTACTCGGAAGCCAAGTTCGTGCAGGTCAAGGCCATCATCGACCGCTTCCGCGGCCGCGAGGGCCTCACGGACGCCGACCGGCGCTGGACCGCCAAGGTCACCGACGTGCGGCAGTGGTTTTCGTTCTCGGCCAGCGAGCGCTGGCGCGCCGATGGCGCCGAGCACGAGCACTACGCGGACTCGGGCGGCAAGTCGGGCGGCCAGAAGGAGAAGCTGGCCTACACCGTATTGGCCGCGAGCCTGGCCTACCAGTTCGGGCTGGAGTGGGGCGCGGTGCGCTCGCGCTCGTTCCGCTTCGTGGTGATTGACGAGGCCTTCGGGCGCGGCTCGGACGAATCGGCCCAGTACGGCCTGCGCCTGTTCCAGCAGCTGAACCTGCAACTGCTGATCGTCACGCCGCTGCAGAAGATCCACATCATCGAGCCCTTCGTCGCCAGCGTCGGCTTCGTGCACAACGAGGACGGGCGCGACTCGCGCTTGCGCTGCCTGACCATCGCCGAGTACCGGGCGCAGAAACTGGCCCACGCGGCCGATGTGGCGGGCGCGACGGCGTGA
- the flhB gene encoding flagellar biosynthesis protein FlhB — translation MAEEQAQERTEAATPRRLEKAREEGQVARSRDFAMAVLMLVASLGVIASAERLLRLFGELMRFNFRLERSLLFDSSSLVSHLGGSIWQAAVAVGPLLALLFLASLLGPLAIGGWSVSSKALMPRFNRLDPFAGLKRMFAMRAWVDLLKALAKFLFVTAMTLWLLYRWRSAFHTLGDLPLRPAIGEALHLLGVSFVVLCSSLVLIGLADIPWQLFEYQKQLKMTKQDVREEAKESEGKPEVKGRIRQLQREFARNRMMAEVPTADVIITNPTHFAVALRYDAERMGAPRLVAKGSDALAMKIREIAQEHGVPIVELPALARAIHHHTEINQEIPAGLYLGVAQVLAYIFQLRRQQQSGGKKPTPPQEVPIPDELRRD, via the coding sequence ATGGCTGAAGAACAAGCCCAGGAACGGACCGAAGCGGCCACCCCCCGACGGCTGGAAAAAGCCCGCGAAGAGGGGCAGGTCGCCCGTTCGCGCGACTTTGCCATGGCCGTGCTGATGCTGGTCGCCAGCCTGGGGGTGATCGCCAGCGCCGAACGGCTGCTGCGGCTCTTTGGCGAGCTGATGCGGTTCAACTTCCGTCTGGAGCGCAGCCTGCTGTTCGACAGCAGCAGCCTGGTCAGCCACCTCGGCGGCTCGATCTGGCAGGCCGCTGTGGCGGTGGGACCCCTGCTGGCGCTGCTCTTTCTCGCCTCACTGCTGGGACCGCTGGCGATTGGCGGCTGGTCGGTCAGCAGCAAGGCGCTGATGCCGCGCTTCAACCGGCTCGACCCCTTCGCCGGCCTCAAGCGGATGTTCGCCATGCGCGCCTGGGTCGACCTGCTCAAGGCGCTGGCCAAGTTTCTCTTCGTCACCGCCATGACCCTCTGGCTGCTCTACCGCTGGCGCAGCGCCTTTCACACCCTGGGCGACCTGCCGCTGCGCCCGGCCATCGGCGAGGCGCTCCATCTGCTCGGTGTCAGCTTCGTCGTGCTGTGCAGCAGCCTGGTGCTGATCGGACTGGCCGACATCCCCTGGCAGCTGTTCGAGTATCAGAAGCAGTTGAAGATGACCAAGCAGGATGTGCGCGAAGAGGCCAAGGAGAGCGAAGGCAAACCCGAGGTGAAGGGGCGCATCCGCCAGTTGCAGCGCGAATTCGCCCGCAACCGGATGATGGCCGAGGTGCCCACCGCCGACGTCATCATCACCAACCCGACCCACTTTGCCGTCGCGCTGCGCTACGACGCCGAGCGGATGGGCGCACCGCGACTGGTCGCCAAGGGCAGCGATGCGCTGGCGATGAAGATCCGCGAAATCGCCCAGGAACACGGCGTGCCGATCGTCGAGCTGCCGGCACTGGCACGGGCCATCCACCACCACACCGAGATCAACCAGGAGATTCCGGCCGGACTCTACCTCGGCGTGGCCCAGGTGCTGGCCTACATCTTCCAGTTGCGCCGCCAGCAGCAGTCGGGCGGCAAGAAGCCGACACCGCCGCAGGAAGTCCCGATCCCCGACGAACTGCGCCGCGATTGA
- the fliR gene encoding flagellar biosynthetic protein FliR codes for MLTLSAAAIEKELLGLLLPLFRISAFYLAVPIIGSNLVPRRVRMGLALATTLVVLPTLPAMPALQAFSLAGWWLTIEQVVIGAALGFAVQLLFHAVAMAGQLISMNMGLGFASMMDPTNGISVPILGQFYLFMVTLLFLASNGHLIVIEATIESFRILPVGAGLPLDGLALLARAGGWIIGAALLISLPAMTTLLVVNLAFGVISRAAPQLNLFSLGFPFTLVFGLLLVWLTLSALSPQFTLLSGEAFELMRALLQNGAAHG; via the coding sequence ATGCTGACCCTCTCTGCGGCCGCAATCGAAAAAGAGCTGCTGGGGCTGCTGCTGCCGCTGTTCCGCATCTCCGCCTTCTACCTTGCCGTGCCGATCATCGGCTCCAATCTGGTCCCGCGTCGCGTGCGCATGGGGCTGGCACTGGCCACCACCCTGGTGGTGCTGCCGACACTGCCCGCCATGCCCGCCCTCCAGGCCTTCTCGCTCGCCGGCTGGTGGCTGACCATCGAACAGGTGGTGATCGGTGCCGCACTCGGCTTTGCCGTGCAGCTGCTGTTTCACGCCGTGGCCATGGCCGGCCAGTTGATCAGCATGAACATGGGGCTGGGATTCGCCTCGATGATGGACCCGACCAACGGCATCTCGGTGCCGATCCTCGGCCAGTTCTACCTGTTCATGGTGACCCTGCTGTTTCTCGCCAGCAACGGCCACCTGATCGTCATCGAAGCGACCATCGAGAGCTTCCGCATCCTGCCGGTCGGCGCCGGACTGCCGCTCGACGGCCTGGCGCTGCTGGCCCGCGCCGGCGGCTGGATCATCGGCGCCGCACTGCTGATCTCACTGCCGGCGATGACCACGCTGCTGGTGGTCAACCTCGCCTTCGGCGTCATCAGCCGCGCTGCGCCGCAGCTCAACCTCTTCTCGCTCGGCTTTCCCTTTACGCTGGTCTTCGGCCTGCTGCTGGTCTGGCTCACGCTGTCGGCCCTGTCACCCCAGTTCACGCTGCTGAGCGGCGAAGCCTTCGAGCTGATGCGTGCCCTCCTGCAGAACGGGGCGGCGCATGGCTGA
- the fliQ gene encoding flagellar biosynthesis protein FliQ → MTPQTVIDIFSSAIQLVVLLVMLIVLPSLLVGLVVSIFQAATQINEQTLSFLPRLITIFVILMLAGPWILTRLVSYSQTLLGSIPQLIG, encoded by the coding sequence ATGACGCCACAGACGGTCATCGACATCTTCTCCAGCGCCATTCAGCTCGTCGTGCTGCTGGTGATGCTGATCGTGCTGCCCAGCCTGCTGGTCGGCCTCGTCGTCAGCATCTTTCAGGCCGCCACCCAGATCAACGAACAGACGCTGAGCTTTCTGCCACGGCTGATCACCATCTTCGTCATCCTGATGCTGGCCGGACCCTGGATTCTCACGCGGCTGGTCTCCTATTCCCAGACGCTGCTCGGCAGCATTCCGCAACTGATCGGCTAG
- the fliP gene encoding flagellar type III secretion system pore protein FliP (The bacterial flagellar biogenesis protein FliP forms a type III secretion system (T3SS)-type pore required for flagellar assembly.) yields MKRTPLLTLTLLGLLLCATPSWARDLGITALKMTANPDGGQEYSVTLQILIIMTALTLLPALLMMMTAFTRIIIVFSILRQALGLQQTPSNQILLGLALFLTFFVMAPVFKQANEVALTPYLNEQIGFEQALERASEPFRHFMLAQTRRSDLELFVQLSQQPPVAEPEKIDFATLVPAFVTSELKTAFQIGFLLFIPFLIIDLVVASVLMAMGMMMLSPVIISLPFKIMLFVLIDGWVLLIGNLAASFAT; encoded by the coding sequence ATGAAACGCACCCCGCTGCTGACGCTGACCCTGCTGGGCCTGCTGCTCTGCGCAACGCCGAGCTGGGCCCGCGACCTTGGCATCACCGCACTGAAGATGACCGCCAACCCCGATGGTGGTCAGGAGTACTCGGTGACCCTGCAGATTCTGATCATCATGACCGCGCTGACGCTGCTGCCGGCGCTGTTGATGATGATGACCGCCTTCACCCGCATCATCATCGTCTTTTCGATTCTGCGTCAGGCACTGGGACTGCAACAGACCCCCTCCAACCAGATTCTGCTCGGGCTGGCGCTGTTTCTGACCTTCTTTGTCATGGCGCCGGTCTTCAAGCAGGCCAACGAAGTGGCACTGACACCCTATCTGAATGAGCAGATCGGCTTCGAGCAGGCGCTCGAACGCGCCTCGGAGCCATTTCGCCACTTCATGCTGGCGCAGACCCGCCGCAGCGACCTCGAACTCTTCGTGCAACTGAGCCAGCAACCGCCCGTCGCCGAGCCAGAGAAAATCGACTTCGCCACCCTGGTGCCAGCCTTCGTCACCAGCGAGCTGAAGACCGCCTTCCAGATCGGGTTTCTGCTGTTCATCCCCTTTCTGATCATCGACCTCGTCGTTGCCAGCGTGCTGATGGCGATGGGGATGATGATGCTGTCGCCGGTCATCATCTCGCTGCCGTTCAAGATCATGCTGTTCGTGCTGATCGACGGCTGGGTGCTGCTGATCGGCAACCTCGCCGCCAGCTTCGCCACCTAG
- the fliO gene encoding flagellar biosynthetic protein FliO: MKRLSRTAIASLTLLLSGVSMALRAAEHSAVAEPLSSSQSIMQMLSGLAVVLALFIALAWLLKRFGRGQLHGGGTLFRTLGAMPVGTRERLLLIEIGGEQFVLAVTPGQISKIHHFEQPIALPEPGSDSDFATRLKSLIEQRRSAP, translated from the coding sequence ATGAAGAGACTTTCCAGAACCGCCATCGCTTCTCTGACCCTGCTGCTGAGCGGTGTCAGCATGGCGCTGCGGGCTGCCGAGCACAGCGCCGTGGCCGAACCGCTGTCGTCGTCGCAGTCGATCATGCAGATGCTGTCCGGATTGGCGGTGGTGCTGGCACTCTTCATCGCCTTGGCCTGGCTGCTGAAGCGCTTTGGCCGCGGCCAGCTCCACGGCGGCGGCACGCTGTTCCGCACGCTGGGCGCCATGCCGGTCGGCACCCGTGAGCGGCTGCTGCTGATCGAGATCGGCGGCGAGCAGTTCGTGCTGGCGGTCACACCCGGCCAGATCAGCAAGATCCACCACTTCGAACAGCCGATCGCCCTGCCGGAGCCGGGCAGCGACAGCGATTTCGCCACCCGACTGAAAAGCCTCATCGAGCAGCGCCGGAGCGCACCATGA